From a region of the Nonlabens dokdonensis DSW-6 genome:
- a CDS encoding RidA family protein has protein sequence MAVLKDKAKPRGKYPHIKRVGDFLFVSGTSSRRKDNTFAGVEVDEMGTTNLDIKAQTAAVLENIDAILQTEGASIKDVVDVTTFLVNMNDFGGYNETYGEFFDFDGPTRTTVAVHQLPHPHLLIEIKAMAYKPI, from the coding sequence ATGGCAGTATTAAAAGACAAAGCAAAACCTAGAGGTAAATATCCACACATCAAGCGCGTGGGCGACTTCTTATTTGTATCAGGAACCAGCAGTCGCAGAAAAGACAACACTTTTGCAGGTGTAGAAGTGGACGAGATGGGAACGACTAATCTTGATATCAAAGCACAAACCGCAGCGGTTTTAGAGAACATTGATGCGATCCTGCAAACGGAAGGCGCTTCTATCAAAGACGTCGTAGATGTAACGACCTTTTTAGTAAATATGAATGATTTTGGCGGTTATAATGAAACTTATGGCGAGTTTTTTGATTTCGATGGCCCGACTAGAACAACAGTTGCTGTGCATCAATTACCGCATCCACATTTGCTGATTGAGATTAAGGCGATGGCTTATAAGCCCATTTAG
- a CDS encoding isoaspartyl peptidase/L-asparaginase family protein — protein MNRRKFIIKSTQAGVALSLGATLLACVEKTKTSMTEKQQPIAICTWAFANANNVAGKALDEGMNSLDAAIKGVAVEEENLKNTTVGKGGAPDREGNVTLDACVMDSNGDCGAVVCVENITNVAALAKVVMEETPHVMLAADGAEELAYKHGFKKENLLTESSEKAYREWLKDSEYKPIINIENHDTIGMLCMDQNGDIAGACTTSGLSYKMKGRVGDSPIIGAGLFIDNEIGGAAATGMGEEIMKNVGSFLIVELMRQGKSPQEACEEALHRITSKNKNIENFQVAYIAINKAGETGSYCIHPGFARMEYKNSINSRIESAAHLKV, from the coding sequence ATGAACCGACGTAAATTCATCATTAAAAGCACACAAGCTGGAGTTGCTCTTTCTCTTGGAGCGACATTACTTGCTTGTGTGGAAAAAACTAAAACCTCTATGACTGAAAAACAACAACCTATTGCGATATGTACTTGGGCATTTGCAAATGCAAATAATGTAGCAGGAAAAGCTCTTGATGAAGGGATGAATTCACTAGACGCAGCCATAAAAGGAGTTGCTGTGGAAGAAGAAAACCTTAAAAACACTACGGTAGGAAAAGGTGGTGCTCCAGATCGTGAGGGAAATGTCACTCTTGACGCTTGTGTTATGGATTCCAACGGTGATTGTGGTGCCGTAGTTTGTGTGGAGAATATTACTAATGTTGCCGCACTTGCAAAAGTAGTCATGGAAGAAACTCCGCATGTAATGTTAGCAGCAGACGGCGCAGAAGAGCTAGCTTATAAACACGGTTTTAAAAAAGAGAACTTACTCACTGAATCTTCTGAAAAAGCTTATAGAGAATGGTTAAAAGACAGTGAATACAAACCAATCATCAACATTGAGAATCATGATACCATAGGAATGCTATGTATGGATCAAAATGGCGACATCGCAGGAGCTTGTACCACATCTGGACTTTCTTATAAAATGAAAGGTCGTGTGGGCGATTCTCCTATTATAGGTGCTGGATTATTTATTGATAACGAAATAGGTGGCGCAGCTGCTACCGGAATGGGAGAAGAAATTATGAAAAACGTAGGTAGCTTTCTTATTGTCGAATTAATGCGACAAGGGAAGTCTCCTCAAGAAGCTTGTGAAGAAGCATTGCATAGAATTACCTCAAAAAATAAAAATATAGAAAACTTTCAAGTAGCTTATATTGCAATAAACAAAGCTGGCGAAACAGGCAGCTATTGCATT